CGCGCCAGGAGACAACAGCATGACAGCAAGCGATAAAACCTATCTGGTGGTGGTGCAGTGCCACCTAGTGCAGCAGCGCTGCAGCGGCTTTCACTGCGAAAAAGCCTTTACCGACCGCACCGGCGGCTTTGCCCGTTATGCCGATCAGCCCGGCTTGCGGCGGCTGAGTCTGACCTGTGGCGGCTGTTGTGGCCGTGCCCTGCAGCGCAAGCTCAGTCATTTGCTGCGCAGCGCCCACCAGCGTGACGGCATTGAACCGGCGCAGGTGGTGGTACATCTGGCCTCCTGCATCTGCAAGGACAACCACCACGGGCCACCCTGCCCGCACCTGGATTATCTCAAAATCCTGGTCAGTCGTCTGGGGCTGGATCTGGTTGAAGACAGCTGGATCTCACGCACAGCTGAAAAACGCCGGCAGCAGGGACTCTACACCCCCAATGGCGAGCCGGAACAAACCGTTGTGGTCAGCAGCCCGGTCCGGCCGCTGCCTTGACCGCCGCTCCAACCAAGGAGAGATCATGAACCCAACCTTCCCGCGTCCTGCCGCCCTCAACCGGCCGAGCCGCTGGCGGCAACTGATACAATGGCTGTTCCTGTTGTGGATTCTGTGGCTGGGCTGGCGCTTCGGCCAATTCGTTGGCCATTTTACCAGCCAGGGGGCAACCGCCTTTGTACCACGCCCGGCCGGTGTCGATGGCTTTTTGCCCATTGGCGGTCTGGCCAGCCTGAAATTGTGGCTGCTGCGCGGCGAAATCGACCCCAGCCACCCGGCAGCGCTGGTGCTGCTGCTGACCTTTCTGGCCATGAGTCTGCTGGCGAAAAAATCCTTCTGTTCCTGGCTCTGTCCGGTCGGCACCCTGTCGGAAGGCGCCTGGAAGCTGGGCCGCAAGCTGCTGGGCCGCAACTGGCGCATGTGGCGCTGGCTCGATATTCCGCTGCGCGGGCTGAAGTACGCCTTGCTGGGCTTTTTCGTCAAGATTCTGCTGCTCGACATGCCCAGCTTCGCCATCGCGTCCTTTCTGCAATCGCCCTACTGGGCCATCAGCGACGTAAAAATGTTGCGCTTTTTCACCGCGCCGTCCAGCCTGACCCTGACGGTCGTCGGGGTCGCGACACTGCTGTCGCTGGTGTACCAAAACTTCTGGTGCCGCTATCTGTGCCCCTATGGCGCACTGCTCGGACTGTTCAGTCTGCTCAGCCCGTTCAAGATCCGCCGCGAGCGCCACAGCTGCACCAGCTGCCAGCGCTGCAGCGCCGCCTGCCCGGCGCTGCTGCCGGTACACCGGCTTGATACGGTGATGAGCGTGGAATGCACCGGCTGCCTCACCTGTGTCGACAGCTGCCCGCACGGCAGCCTGCGCATGGGAACCCTGATCGAACGCAAGCCCCTGCCACGCTGGGTTTTTCCGCTGCTGGTGCTGGTCCTCTACAGCGGCGGCGTCAGCCTCGGCATGGTCAGCGGCCACTGGCACAGCAGTCTGGAATACAGCGATTACCTGCGGCTGATCCCCCTGGCCGACCGCATCGGCCACTGACCGGTCAGCCCCTGCCCAAGGAGAGCGCCATGACGACCGCCACCTCGCCACCCGACAACGCGCAACGCAACCTCGCCGACCTGCTGCGCCAGGCCATCGACCAGGCACCCGATGCCATTCTGCTGGCGGATGCCGGCGGCGCCATCCGTTACTGGAATCGCGGCGCCGAGCGGCTGTTCGGCTTCAGCGCCGCCAAAGCCCTGGGGGCCTCCCTTGATCTGATCATTCCCGAGCGCCTGCGTGAACGCCATTGGCAGGGCTACCACCGGGTGATGGCCGGCGCGCCCAGCCGTTACGGCGACGATCTGCTGGCGGTGCCGGCCCTGCACCAAAACGGCCAGCAGCTATCGAGCGAGTTCAGCATTGTTCTGCTGCACGATGGCGCCGGCGCCCCCTGTGCCATTGCCGCCATCCTGCGCGATGTCAGCGCCCGTCACGCCCGCGAAAAGGACCTGCGCCGCAAACTGACCGAAGTGGAGCAACAGCTCGGCGCCACCCGCTGACGGACAGCCCGCCAGCCAATTCGCCCCTGCCAGAAACACCAAAAAAGCCCGTTGCGCACGAACAGTCCCGCGCAACGGGCTTTTTGCTTCACAGATACAGGCGGCGCTCAGGCCGGTTCAAGACCGGCAAACTTGAGCAGCAGACGTTTGGGGCCATGCAGGTTGAAATAGACGATCACCTTCTGCTTGTCGCCGGCCCCCTCCAGCCGGCGCACGGTGCCGACGCCGAAGCGGGCGTGGCGCACCCGGCTGCCAATACGCAGGGTCGGGGCGGCGCCGGCCTCCACCTCGATAACCGGCTCCGCCGCCGCCAGGCGCGGGCCGGGCGAGGGCGGGGCAGGCGGCCGCTCAACCACGGGCAACGCCGCAATCGCCTCGTCCTGGTCCGTGCGGGGCAGCTGTTCAAACAACGATGCCAGATTGTGCGCTGCCGGCTGGCGCAGCGGCGCGCTGCCACAACCGGCCAGCAAATGCGGCGGCACCTCGGTCAGGAAGCGGCTGGGCGGATTGAACTGGTAGCTGCCATAGACCCGCCGGCGACCGGCGGCGGTCAGAAACAAGCGCTCGCGCGCCCGCGTC
The Desulfuromonas thiophila genome window above contains:
- a CDS encoding PAS domain S-box protein, which codes for MTTATSPPDNAQRNLADLLRQAIDQAPDAILLADAGGAIRYWNRGAERLFGFSAAKALGASLDLIIPERLRERHWQGYHRVMAGAPSRYGDDLLAVPALHQNGQQLSSEFSIVLLHDGAGAPCAIAAILRDVSARHAREKDLRRKLTEVEQQLGATR
- a CDS encoding 4Fe-4S binding protein, whose translation is MNPTFPRPAALNRPSRWRQLIQWLFLLWILWLGWRFGQFVGHFTSQGATAFVPRPAGVDGFLPIGGLASLKLWLLRGEIDPSHPAALVLLLTFLAMSLLAKKSFCSWLCPVGTLSEGAWKLGRKLLGRNWRMWRWLDIPLRGLKYALLGFFVKILLLDMPSFAIASFLQSPYWAISDVKMLRFFTAPSSLTLTVVGVATLLSLVYQNFWCRYLCPYGALLGLFSLLSPFKIRRERHSCTSCQRCSAACPALLPVHRLDTVMSVECTGCLTCVDSCPHGSLRMGTLIERKPLPRWVFPLLVLVLYSGGVSLGMVSGHWHSSLEYSDYLRLIPLADRIGH
- a CDS encoding CGGC domain-containing protein is translated as MTASDKTYLVVVQCHLVQQRCSGFHCEKAFTDRTGGFARYADQPGLRRLSLTCGGCCGRALQRKLSHLLRSAHQRDGIEPAQVVVHLASCICKDNHHGPPCPHLDYLKILVSRLGLDLVEDSWISRTAEKRRQQGLYTPNGEPEQTVVVSSPVRPLP